The following is a genomic window from Thermocrinis jamiesonii.
ACTTCTGATGTGTTCAGAGATAAAACGAAGTTTGATAACGCAAAGAATGCTTTGGAAAAGCTGTTAGAAATAGGTGCGGTGCCCATAATAAATGAGAACGACACAGTGGGCGTGGAAGAATTGCTCTTTGGAGACAATGACTTTTTGGCAGTGCATACCGCCTTTATGCTTCAGGCAGATATGCTGGTGATCCTATCTACCGCTGGAGGGCTGAGGGACGACGAGGATAATATAGTGCCAATTGTGGAGGACGTAGATTCTGCTTTCAGATGGGTAAAGGGGGTTAATTCCACATATGGTACAGGTGGAATGTTGAGCAAACTCACCGCCACAAAGATTGCAGTTAGCCTTGGCATACCTGTAGTCATAACCGGAAAGGAAGACTCACTGGAGAGCGTAAAAGAAGGAAAAACTATGGGGACCTTTTTTAAACCTTCAAAGCCCTTAAAGCAAAGTAAAAGAATGCTTGCTATGATGGAAGAACCAAAGGGGGTGTTATACATAGACGAAGGGGCATACAGAGCGCTAAAGGATGGGAAAAGCCTTCTTCCTGCGGGCATAAAAAGGGTAGAGGGAAGTTTTAACAGGGGACAGGTGGTGGTTCTTTACACGCAGGATGGCTTGCTTGCGGGAAAGGGAAAAACAAACTTCTCTTCCGAAGAGTTAAAAAAGGTCTTAGGGAAGAAAGGGGAGGAGGTCAAGAGAATTTTAAAAACAAACAAAGAAGAGGCTATTCACAGAGACAATCTGGTGGTCTTTTAGAAGATTTTCAAAGCAGAATTTCTAAAAGTCTTGCCAGTTCTAAATCTTCCGGATAGGTTATCTTTATGTTTGTTATCTCTCCCATTACTACACCTAC
Proteins encoded in this region:
- the proB gene encoding glutamate 5-kinase gives rise to the protein MRLVVKIGSNLIQTQEGDIDLNLIAKLGREIKRLKSAGDQVILVSSGAVLCGLKKLNLQERPKSLVEKQALAGIGQAYLMHLYDMVFSNYKLVPAQVLLTSDVFRDKTKFDNAKNALEKLLEIGAVPIINENDTVGVEELLFGDNDFLAVHTAFMLQADMLVILSTAGGLRDDEDNIVPIVEDVDSAFRWVKGVNSTYGTGGMLSKLTATKIAVSLGIPVVITGKEDSLESVKEGKTMGTFFKPSKPLKQSKRMLAMMEEPKGVLYIDEGAYRALKDGKSLLPAGIKRVEGSFNRGQVVVLYTQDGLLAGKGKTNFSSEELKKVLGKKGEEVKRILKTNKEEAIHRDNLVVF